The following are encoded together in the bacterium genome:
- a CDS encoding cysteine desulfurase family protein — MKEIYYDNSATTKIDPRVLEAMLPFLQDSFSNPSSLHSFGKVARNAVELARQQIAECVGAQPHEILFTSCGTESDNWAIKSTAYARRDRGMHLITSCIEHPAVLNCFAFLEREGFSASLLPVDKYGRVSVDDLRAFISPGTTVVSVMMANNEVGTIQDVKLLAEVAHEHSVVMHTDAVQAIGHIPVNVIDLGVDLLSASAHKFNGPKGVGFLYKRAGISLPSMMDGGHQEFGVRGGTENVAGIVGMACALNNHVTNLRQNICHIDRLATLIRSRVLAYIPEAKFNGCPSQRLPGLISLSLVGVSAESVLHLLDLKRIFVSTGAACNSRNTAISHVLQALNLPIDHSVGTLRISLSKDTTEAEALTIADTIVSLYFKLYK, encoded by the coding sequence ATGAAAGAGATTTATTACGACAATTCAGCGACGACGAAAATTGATCCTCGAGTACTTGAGGCAATGTTGCCGTTTTTACAGGACAGCTTTTCCAACCCATCATCTTTGCATTCGTTCGGAAAGGTTGCTCGTAACGCCGTTGAATTAGCCCGTCAGCAGATCGCGGAATGCGTTGGAGCTCAACCACACGAAATACTGTTCACTTCATGTGGCACGGAAAGTGATAACTGGGCGATTAAAAGCACTGCCTACGCCCGACGAGATAGAGGTATGCATCTAATCACCTCGTGCATAGAACATCCTGCCGTCCTCAACTGCTTCGCTTTCTTGGAAAGGGAAGGATTTTCTGCATCTCTTCTTCCGGTAGACAAATATGGTCGTGTATCTGTTGACGACCTGAGGGCGTTCATTTCGCCAGGTACAACGGTTGTATCTGTTATGATGGCTAACAACGAGGTTGGCACTATCCAAGACGTGAAGCTTCTGGCGGAGGTGGCTCATGAACACTCAGTAGTTATGCACACCGATGCTGTTCAGGCGATTGGTCATATCCCAGTCAACGTAATAGATTTAGGAGTTGACCTGCTCTCAGCCTCAGCACATAAGTTCAACGGTCCCAAAGGCGTAGGTTTCCTTTATAAGCGTGCTGGCATATCTCTGCCATCGATGATGGATGGCGGACATCAAGAGTTTGGTGTCCGCGGAGGAACTGAGAATGTTGCTGGAATCGTGGGGATGGCATGTGCACTGAACAACCACGTTACAAACCTACGACAAAACATCTGTCACATTGATCGGTTAGCAACTCTGATCAGATCACGGGTGCTTGCATATATCCCTGAAGCAAAGTTCAACGGATGCCCTAGTCAGCGGTTACCTGGATTGATCAGCCTTTCACTGGTCGGGGTATCCGCCGAAAGTGTACTACACTTACTTGATCTGAAGCGTATTTTTGTTTCTACCGGTGCAGCCTGTAACTCACGTAATACGGCTATCTCACATGTTCTCCAGGCACTAAACCTTCCTATCGACCATTCTGTCGGAACTCTGCGTATCTCGCTTTCCAAAGACACTACTGAAGCAGAGGCTCTCACCATCGCTGACACCATCGTCAGTTTGTATTTCAAGCTATACAAGTAA